One Streptomyces dangxiongensis genomic window, GGTTCGCCTTCAGTCATCTCAGCCGCAAGGGAGCCCTGTAAGGCCCCCGCCGGGTGGCTGCCGCCGCCCCTGTGGTGCGGTACCCCGGACGGCCCGCGCCCCGCGCGCCCCGGCGTGCGCGCCCCCAGGATGGGAGTATGGCGAACCCTCTCCGGCTGCGCGCCGGCGCCCTGACCACGACCGCCGTGCTGCTCACCGCCGTACTGGCCGGATGCGGCGGCCACGCCGAGGACGGGGATCTCACGGCGCAGAAGCTGGACTGGAAGGACTGTCCGGCCCCGTCGGAGGCGGAGGGCGGCGGCGGCGCTCCCTCACCGTTGCCGAACGGCACCATGTGGCAGTGCGCCACCATGAAGGCTCCCCTGGACTGGGACAGGCCCAAGGGCGACACGATCGGCATCGCCCTGATCCGGGCCGAGGCCAGTGGCCCCGCGAGCAGTCGGATCGGCTCGCTCGTGTTCAACTTCGGCGGCCCGGGCGGCAGTGGGGTGACCGCGCTGCCGTCGTTCGGTGAGGACTACACCGCCCTGCGCACCCGCTACGACCTGGTCAGCTTCGACCCGCGCGGGGTCGGCCGCAGCGCGCCGGTGGAGTGCGAGAGCGACGCCCGGCTGGACGCGTACTTCCAGCAGGACGCGACCCCGGACGACAGCGCCGAACGCGCCGAGCTGCTGCAGCGCACCCAGCAGTTCAACGCGGCCTGCGAGAAGAACTCCAGGAAGGTCCTTCCGCATGTGCGCACCACGGACGCGGCCCGTGACATGGAGTTGATGCGCCAGGTCCTCGGCGACCGCAAGCTGTACTACTTCGGCATCTCCTACGGCACGGAACTCGGCGGCGTCTACGCCCACCTCTACCCGAGGAACGTCGGCCGGGCCGTCCTCGACGGTGTCGTGGATCCCACCCAGGACCCCGAACAGAGTGCGCTCGGCCAGGCCCGGGGCTTCCAGCTCGCCCTCGACAACTTCGCGAAGGACTGCACCTCCAAGACCACGGAATGTCCGGTCGGGGACACCGAGCAGGAGGTGAAGGACCGCATCGCGAAGCTGCTGACCGACCTGGAGAAGAAGCCGATCACCGGGATCTTCCCGCGCCGGCTGACCCAGACCGCCGCCACCAACGGCATCGCGCAATCCCTGTACTCGAAGGACTTCTGGGAGTACCTCACCGAAGGGCTGGAGGAGGCGTACGACGGCGACGGCAGGACCCTCATGCTGCTGTCCGACCTGATGAACGGCCGCAGCGAGAACGGCGAGTACAGCAACATCACCGCGGCCAACATCGCCATCAACTGCTCCGACGAGAAGCCGCGGTACTCCACCGAGTACATCCAGCGGAAGCTGCCCGAGTTCCGGGCCGCCTCCCCGCTGTTCGGGCACTACCTGGCCTGGAGCATGGTGGGCTGCACCGACTGGGCGGTGCCCGGTGCCGCCGACCATCCGGACGTCAGCGCACCCGGATCGGCACCGATCCTCGTCGTCGGCAACACCGGCGACCCGGCCACCCCGTACGAGGGCGCGAAGAAGATGGTCGACGCGCTCGGCAAGGGCGTCGCCGTCGAGCTGACGTACAAGGGCCAGGGGCACGGCGCGTACGACAGCAAGAACAGGTGCGTGCAGAGCGCGGTGAACGGCTACCTGCTGGACGGGAAGGTGCCGAAGGCCGGCACGGTCTGCTCCTGACGGGACCGGGCCTGCTCCTGACGGAACGGGTCTGCTCCTGACGGGACGGGTTTGCTCCTGACGGGACCGGTCTCGTCCCGACGCGATCCGAAGACCGCAGAACCCGCAGGTCAGAAGGTTATCCACAGGCTGTCACGGGCCGGGCCGGGGACGCCTACCATGGCCTGAACGCCCGGCGCGGCACGACGCGAAGGGCCTGTGAGGGGGGTGCGTATGAGGCGATTTCCGCGAGGGGCGGTCGCGGTGGCCGTGGCGCTGCTGGTGGCCGGCTGCGGCGGCTCGTCCGGCCGAAGCGGGAACGAGGGCAAGGGGTCCGGTTCGCCCGCCCCGCCTGCGCCGGGGTCCTCCACGCCGGTCTCCCCGGCGGCCCTTCCCTCCTCACTCACCGCGCAGCACCTGGACTGGCGACGCTGCAACGCCACCGGGCGTTCCGCCGCACCCGGCGACGACTGGCGGTGCGCGACGCTCAGGGCACCGCTGGACTGGTCGGAGCCGGGCGGCGAGACGATCGGCCTCGCCCTGATCCGCGCGCGGGCGACCGGCGGTGACCGCATAGGCTCGATGCTGTTCAACTTCGGTGGCCCCGGCGGCTCGGGAGTCTCGACGATGCCGTACTTCTCGGCGACCGTCTCCGCACTCCACGCGCGTTACGACCTGGTGAGCTGGGATCCGCGCGGGGTCGGCGCGAGCGAGGGTGTCCGCTGCCGTGACGACCGGGCGACCGAGGCCGCCGAGGCCGTGGACACCACACCGGACAGCCCGGCCGAGGAGAACGCGTACCTCCAGGACGCCGCCGGCTTCGGCAAGGGCTGCCAGAAGGCCGCCGGCCCGCTGCTGGCCCATGTGTCGACCACCGACACCGCCCGCGACATGGACCTGATGCGCCAGGTCCTCGGCGACGAGAGGATGCACTACTTCGGCATCTCCTACGGCACCGAACTGGGCGGCGTCTACGCCCATCTGTTCCCGAAGCGGGTGGGACGGCTGGTGCTCGACGCCGTGGTCGACCCGGCCGCCGGCACAGTGGGCCACGCGCAGAACCAGGCCCGCGGCTTCCAGCGGGCACTGGACGACTATCTGAAGTCCACCGGGCAGGACCCGGCGCGGGGTTCGAGGAAGATCGCGGACCTGCTGAAGCGGCTGGACGCCGAGCCGTTGCCGACGTCGTCCGGGCGGAAGCTGAACCAGACGCTCGCGACCACCGGAATCATCCTGCCGCTGTACAGCGAGTCGAGCTGGCCGCGGCTGACCAGTGCCCTGAAGTCGGCGGAGAAGGGCGACGGTTCGGAGCTGCTGGCGCTCGCCGACGCGTACGACGACCGTGACTCCTCGGGCCACTACGGCACGACGTCCCACTCCCAGCGGGCCATATCGTGCCTGGACGACCGCCAACGGCCGACGCCCGCCGAGACAAGACGACGGCTGCCGGAGTTCGAGCGGATCTCCCCGGTGTTCGGGGACTTCCTCGGATGGGACACGGCCGGCTGGTGCCATGCCTGGCCGGTACCGGGCCAGTTCGACACGCCGGAGGTGAGCGCGCCCGGTGCGGCGCCGATCCTGCTGGTCGGCAACACCGGCGATCCGGCCACTCCCTACGAAGGCGCCCGCAGAATGGCCGACGAACTGGGCAGGGGCGTGGGCGTCGAACTGACCTGGAAGGGCGAGGGCCATGGGGCGTACGGCAACGGCAGCGACTGCGTCGACTCGACGGTGAACGCGTATCTGCTGCACGGCACGGTGCCGAAGGACGGCAAGGTCTGCTCCTGAGGGCACAACCAGCCTAATGCTGTGGGCCCTTGCCGATCTGGAAGAGCCGCGGAAGGCTTCCGTGCGGGCTACGACGACGGGTCGGGGGACTACGGCTGCTACCTGCACGTGCCCAGGGTTCACGGCTCACATACCTTCCGGGCGGGCTACAGCTCCGGCTACGCGGCGGGTTGGAGAAACCACCACTGCGTCGCCTGACGGACCCGGGGCGGACTGCCCACGGCACCTGAACCGGTCGGAGCCGTGGGCCTGTTCCGCCTTGTCGGTCGGCCTGGGGTTGATCAGTAGACCGGCTTGTCCGGTTCGATCTGGTTGACCCAGCCGATGACGCCGCCGCCGACGTGGACCGCGTCGGCGAAGCCCGCGGACTTCAGGACCGCCAGGACTTCCGCACTGCGGACACCCGTCTTGCAGTGCAGGACGATCTTCCTGTCCTGCGGGAGACCTCCCAGGGCGGAGCCCATGAGGAACTCGTTCTTCGGGATCAGCTTGGCGCCGGGGATGGAGACGATCTCGTACTCGTTCGGCTCGCGAACATCGATGATCTCAATGTTCTCGCCCTCGTCGATCCACTCCTTGAGCTGCTTCGGAGTGATAGTCGAGCCGGCGGCGGCCTGCTGGGCCTCTTCGGAGACGACGCCGCAGAAGGCCTCGTAGTCGATGAGTTCGGTGACGGTCGGGTTCTCGCCGCAGACCGCGCAGTCGGGGTCCTTGCGGACCTTGACCTGGCGGTACTGCATCTCCAGGGCGTCGTAGATCATCAGGCGGCCGACGAGCGGCTCACCGATGCCGGCGAGGAGCTTGATCGCCTCGTTGACCTGGATGGAGCCGATGGACGCGCACAGCACGCCCAGGACGCCGCCCTCGGCGCAGGAGGGGACCATGCCGGGGGGCGGGGGCTCCGGGTAGAGGCAGCGGTAGCAGGGACCGTGCTCCGACCAGAAGACGGAGGCCTGGCCGTCGAAGCGGTAGATCGAGCCCCACACGTAGGGCTTGTTGAGGAGCACGCACGCGTCGTTGACCAGGTAACGGGTCGCGAAGTTGTCGGTGCCGTCGACGATCAGGTCGTACTGGCCGAAGATGTCCATCA contains:
- a CDS encoding alpha/beta hydrolase is translated as MRRFPRGAVAVAVALLVAGCGGSSGRSGNEGKGSGSPAPPAPGSSTPVSPAALPSSLTAQHLDWRRCNATGRSAAPGDDWRCATLRAPLDWSEPGGETIGLALIRARATGGDRIGSMLFNFGGPGGSGVSTMPYFSATVSALHARYDLVSWDPRGVGASEGVRCRDDRATEAAEAVDTTPDSPAEENAYLQDAAGFGKGCQKAAGPLLAHVSTTDTARDMDLMRQVLGDERMHYFGISYGTELGGVYAHLFPKRVGRLVLDAVVDPAAGTVGHAQNQARGFQRALDDYLKSTGQDPARGSRKIADLLKRLDAEPLPTSSGRKLNQTLATTGIILPLYSESSWPRLTSALKSAEKGDGSELLALADAYDDRDSSGHYGTTSHSQRAISCLDDRQRPTPAETRRRLPEFERISPVFGDFLGWDTAGWCHAWPVPGQFDTPEVSAPGAAPILLVGNTGDPATPYEGARRMADELGRGVGVELTWKGEGHGAYGNGSDCVDSTVNAYLLHGTVPKDGKVCS
- a CDS encoding alpha/beta hydrolase, with amino-acid sequence MANPLRLRAGALTTTAVLLTAVLAGCGGHAEDGDLTAQKLDWKDCPAPSEAEGGGGAPSPLPNGTMWQCATMKAPLDWDRPKGDTIGIALIRAEASGPASSRIGSLVFNFGGPGGSGVTALPSFGEDYTALRTRYDLVSFDPRGVGRSAPVECESDARLDAYFQQDATPDDSAERAELLQRTQQFNAACEKNSRKVLPHVRTTDAARDMELMRQVLGDRKLYYFGISYGTELGGVYAHLYPRNVGRAVLDGVVDPTQDPEQSALGQARGFQLALDNFAKDCTSKTTECPVGDTEQEVKDRIAKLLTDLEKKPITGIFPRRLTQTAATNGIAQSLYSKDFWEYLTEGLEEAYDGDGRTLMLLSDLMNGRSENGEYSNITAANIAINCSDEKPRYSTEYIQRKLPEFRAASPLFGHYLAWSMVGCTDWAVPGAADHPDVSAPGSAPILVVGNTGDPATPYEGAKKMVDALGKGVAVELTYKGQGHGAYDSKNRCVQSAVNGYLLDGKVPKAGTVCS
- the moeZ gene encoding adenylyltransferase/sulfurtransferase MoeZ, with protein sequence MSLPPLVEPATELTVDEVRRYSRHLIIPDVGMDGQKRLKNAKVLCVGAGGLGSPALMYLAAAGVGTLGIVEFDEVDESNLQRQIIHSQADIGRSKAQSARDSVKGINPYVNVILHEERLEADNVMDIFGQYDLIVDGTDNFATRYLVNDACVLLNKPYVWGSIYRFDGQASVFWSEHGPCYRCLYPEPPPPGMVPSCAEGGVLGVLCASIGSIQVNEAIKLLAGIGEPLVGRLMIYDALEMQYRQVKVRKDPDCAVCGENPTVTELIDYEAFCGVVSEEAQQAAAGSTITPKQLKEWIDEGENIEIIDVREPNEYEIVSIPGAKLIPKNEFLMGSALGGLPQDRKIVLHCKTGVRSAEVLAVLKSAGFADAVHVGGGVIGWVNQIEPDKPVY